From the Theobroma cacao cultivar B97-61/B2 chromosome 2, Criollo_cocoa_genome_V2, whole genome shotgun sequence genome, one window contains:
- the LOC18607657 gene encoding auxin-induced protein 15A, which produces MAIRLPRVVGAKKVPKGYFAVYVGENQKRFVIPVSFLHRPSFQDLLSLSEEEFGYSHPTGGLRIPCDEDIFLDVTSRLY; this is translated from the coding sequence ATGGCTATCCGCCTTCCTCGTGTTGTTGGTGCTAAGAAAGTTCCCAAGGGCTACTTTGCAGTTTATGTTGGAGAAAACCAGAAGAGGTTTGTGATACCAGTGTCATTCTTGCACCGGCCTTCTTTTCAAGATCTGCTCAGCTTATCAGAAGAGGAATTCGGCTATAGTCATCCAACTGGCGGTCTCAGAATTCCCTGTGATGAAGACATCTTTCTTGATGTCACCTCTCGCTTGTATTGA